AGGAAGCCGCCATGGAAGGCTGTGGATGTGTTTCCACAACAGTTGCGCAAACAAAAATACAGGGCTTCCCTGTGCCTCCGCCGCCAAAAAGCACATTTTCGGCGGGCGGCAAATCATCGAAAAACCCTGTATTCAAGCCGTTTTTCAGGCGCTTATTTGCTTTTTACATTTTGCATCAATACCACGCACTCCACATGTGTTGTGCTCAGAATAGGAAGGCACTTTCCCCCTTTCACTTCGCATGGACTTTTTTTGCTTATGCATCTTGCTTTGGATGCTGTTATGAAAGCCTGTTTTATATACAAAGGTCAGTTTGTACGGCTCGGGACTTTCCTGATTGGAGTTCTCCCCAATAATAACTTTATCGACAATGCTTTCGAATACGTTTCGGTCGAATGTAGTCAGAACCTCATTCGTTTGAAGCACTTTGCGAAGATGTTCAAGCCGTTTTCCCAATTCTATTTCATCTTGCGCGGATTGCTTCAGCAGTTCCTTTTCTTCAAGCAATTTAGTAAGCGAAGTATCGAGTTCCGCATACTTCTGTTCGTAAGTAGTCCTGTCAATTTTCTCATCCAGGCACAAATCAATCAGTCTGCAACGTTTTTGCTCCGTCGCCTGAATGTCGCTGTTAATTTTGTTCAGTCGCTTTTGATTATTCTGGTCGCTAAACACCGATTCCATTCTTTTCATAAGCTCGTCCAGCACGTCCGAATTATTGCGGCACACCAATTTGTACGATTCGACAAAAGCACCCTCAATCAGCTTTTCCTCTAAGGCTTTACTGTGAGCGCAGTATTTCTTCCCTTTTTTCGTGGCTGTCACGCACTGCCAAATCACCTTCTCGTGCGGGGTTCCGCTGTGCCAGTTCCGCCGCGAGAGATTGCTTCCGCAGAAAGCACATTCCAACTTGCTGCTGAAGGCAAATTTTCTGCTGTACTTGTCCCGTTTGCCTTTTGCGCCGCGGCGGCGATTCTCGCCTCTTCGATGCAATATATCCTGCGCCTTCTCAAATACTTCCTCGCTGACAATCGGCTCATGATGATTTTTGACATAAAACTGATCTTCCTCGCCGTAATTGTCCAGTCTTCTCTTGGAAATTGGATCAACGGTAAATGTCTTTCCTTGCAACAAGTCGCCTTTGTACTTCTCATTCTTTATGACACCAAGAATGGTTGTGTCCTGCCATTCGACTCTTCCGTACTTGGTTTTATGTCCAGCCTCAGTCAGTTCCTTTGCAATAACATAAGCGCCGATTCCCGATGTGTATCGTTCAAAAATGTAGCGGACGATTTTGGCTTCTTCTTGATTAACGGTTATCGTTTTCGTATTCACATCGTAATCGTATCCCAGACAGCTTTGAAAACCTACCAGTTCGCCGCGCTTCATTTTCATCTTCAGGCCTTTTTTCACGTTCGCGGAAATGTTCTCCACTTCCTGCTGCGCTACGGAGCTTAAAATGACAAGCAACAATTCGCCGTCCATGGTCAGCGTATTGATATTTTCGTCTTCAAAAAATACGGCGATATTCTTTTCCTTCAACATTCGGACGTATTTCAACGTATCCAGCGTGTTTCTTGCAAACCTGGAGATAGACTTCGTGATGATCATATCAATTTTCCCATCCATACAATCGTTAATCATGCGTTGAAAATCCTCGCGCTTCGTTACCTGTGTCCCGGTTATGGCTTCGTCCGCATAAATATCAACC
The genomic region above belongs to Ferviditalea candida and contains:
- a CDS encoding recombinase family protein, which encodes MALEVQVIKASRKISDRNAGKLSDILRVAPYARVSTDSEEQLNSYKSQVAYYTDLVSKRSDWVLVDIYADEAITGTQVTKREDFQRMINDCMDGKIDMIITKSISRFARNTLDTLKYVRMLKEKNIAVFFEDENINTLTMDGELLLVILSSVAQQEVENISANVKKGLKMKMKRGELVGFQSCLGYDYDVNTKTITVNQEEAKIVRYIFERYTSGIGAYVIAKELTEAGHKTKYGRVEWQDTTILGVIKNEKYKGDLLQGKTFTVDPISKRRLDNYGEEDQFYVKNHHEPIVSEEVFEKAQDILHRRGENRRRGAKGKRDKYSRKFAFSSKLECAFCGSNLSRRNWHSGTPHEKVIWQCVTATKKGKKYCAHSKALEEKLIEGAFVESYKLVCRNNSDVLDELMKRMESVFSDQNNQKRLNKINSDIQATEQKRCRLIDLCLDEKIDRTTYEQKYAELDTSLTKLLEEKELLKQSAQDEIELGKRLEHLRKVLQTNEVLTTFDRNVFESIVDKVIIGENSNQESPEPYKLTFVYKTGFHNSIQSKMHKQKKSMRSERGKVPSYSEHNTCGVRGIDAKCKKQISA